A genomic region of Azoarcus sp. KH32C contains the following coding sequences:
- a CDS encoding glycosyltransferase family 4 protein — MNILFFTPCLTPSAIGRVSALVVAELQRQGHAIAVVRSEDPALFDHPVHDFGVELIDWNQPDRIRAKALTSNLVIYQVGDNFSYHRGCMEWMPELPGLVSLHDNFLGHLFWSCAELMGRPRAKQLLTRLYDETVAHRFFDHADSSSFINYASEVAPMTEWIAAMATGVIVHSTWAVSRIAAACHGPVEVVPLPYDAPFLEAAPENAQRPAADKTSMSILTIGHVNPNKRHASVIEAIGSSERLRERVNFRIVGSISPEMTRTLKTQASALGVRVAITGEVDGKTLAAEIHAADLMCCLRWPALEAASASTIEAMLYGKPAIVTDTGFYRDLPDDCVIKIAPQEEIAALRSALEQLVDAPAARIALGERARGYAAATFRADHYAERIIAMKSRIEQTGIIADAAKVFSSILARWGGKGQPALISPIAAPLSVFR, encoded by the coding sequence ATGAATATCCTGTTCTTCACCCCTTGTCTTACACCTTCTGCAATTGGTCGCGTATCAGCCCTCGTCGTTGCGGAATTGCAGCGGCAAGGTCATGCCATCGCGGTCGTGCGATCGGAGGATCCGGCTTTGTTCGATCATCCCGTCCACGACTTCGGGGTCGAGCTTATCGACTGGAACCAGCCTGATCGCATTCGCGCCAAAGCGCTAACCAGCAATCTAGTGATCTATCAAGTCGGCGATAACTTTAGCTATCACCGCGGATGCATGGAGTGGATGCCCGAGCTCCCCGGGCTCGTTTCTCTACACGACAATTTTCTCGGTCACCTCTTCTGGTCCTGCGCCGAACTCATGGGACGCCCGCGCGCCAAGCAATTATTGACTAGGCTTTACGACGAAACCGTTGCCCATCGTTTTTTTGACCATGCCGATTCGTCTTCCTTTATCAACTATGCGAGCGAAGTCGCGCCGATGACAGAATGGATTGCGGCAATGGCGACTGGCGTCATTGTCCATTCCACTTGGGCGGTGAGCCGTATCGCCGCTGCATGTCACGGCCCGGTTGAAGTTGTGCCGCTGCCCTACGACGCGCCCTTCCTCGAAGCGGCGCCCGAAAACGCACAGCGGCCTGCGGCGGACAAGACGTCCATGTCGATTCTGACCATTGGGCACGTCAACCCGAACAAACGCCATGCCAGCGTAATCGAGGCCATTGGTTCGAGTGAGCGATTGCGCGAGCGCGTGAACTTCCGCATCGTGGGTTCCATTTCGCCCGAAATGACCCGGACCCTGAAAACCCAGGCAAGTGCCCTCGGCGTCCGCGTAGCCATCACTGGCGAAGTGGACGGGAAGACGCTCGCCGCCGAAATTCACGCAGCGGACCTCATGTGCTGCCTGCGCTGGCCGGCCCTGGAAGCGGCGTCAGCGTCAACCATCGAGGCAATGCTGTATGGCAAACCCGCCATCGTGACGGATACGGGGTTCTATCGCGACCTTCCGGACGACTGCGTGATCAAGATAGCGCCGCAGGAAGAGATCGCAGCGCTGCGATCAGCCCTCGAACAGCTCGTGGATGCCCCCGCCGCGCGCATCGCCCTGGGCGAACGCGCAAGGGGCTACGCAGCGGCGACGTTCCGCGCCGACCATTACGCGGAAAGGATCATTGCGATGAAGAGCAGGATCGAGCAAACCGGGATCATCGCGGATGCAGCGAAGGTGTTTTCCTCAATCCTGGCGCGCTGGGGAGGAAAAGGCCAGCCGGCCCTGATCTCCCCGATTGCCGCGCCGCTCTCGGTCTTCCGCTAA
- a CDS encoding glycosyltransferase family 4 protein → MKIALCSSFVPFIRGGARNIVEWLQEELVAIGHQVERIYLPQIDVPDLILPQMAAYRWIDLASTADRVICFRPPAHAIPHPHKILWFIHHVRVFYDLWDSPYRGFPEDDRHRNLRDILHRADTEAIREAKHVFTNSRVVSERLQRYNRIDSEVLYPPIFRPERFHCADYNDEIVYICRVEHHKRQHLLLEAMRYTRTPVRLRLCGASAGEAYAKELQSTAASRKLRDRVIFDHRWITEEEKSEILAHCLAAAYLPLDEDSYGYPSLEASHAAKPILTTSDSGGVLELVVDGLNGRVCDPDPKALAEAMDELYRDREKTRQMGANAAQRIKDLDISWQHVLERLLA, encoded by the coding sequence ATGAAGATTGCTCTCTGTTCGTCGTTCGTGCCATTTATTCGCGGCGGTGCACGCAACATCGTCGAGTGGCTACAGGAGGAACTGGTGGCTATCGGCCATCAGGTCGAGCGCATCTATTTGCCACAGATCGACGTCCCCGACTTGATCCTGCCGCAGATGGCCGCCTATCGCTGGATCGATCTGGCGTCTACCGCCGACCGAGTAATCTGCTTTCGCCCACCCGCTCACGCCATCCCGCATCCGCACAAGATCCTGTGGTTCATCCACCATGTCCGCGTCTTTTACGACCTGTGGGACAGCCCCTACCGGGGCTTCCCGGAGGACGACCGGCACCGCAACCTGCGGGATATCCTGCACCGTGCAGACACCGAGGCAATTCGCGAAGCCAAGCACGTCTTCACCAACTCCCGGGTCGTGTCCGAGCGCCTTCAACGCTACAACCGGATTGACAGCGAGGTACTGTACCCGCCGATTTTCCGGCCAGAGCGCTTCCATTGCGCGGACTACAACGACGAGATCGTCTACATCTGCCGCGTCGAGCATCATAAGCGCCAGCATCTGTTGCTCGAGGCGATGCGGTATACGCGGACGCCGGTTCGGCTTCGCCTCTGTGGTGCCAGCGCTGGCGAAGCTTATGCCAAGGAACTGCAAAGCACCGCGGCGTCCCGCAAGCTTCGAGACCGGGTGATATTCGATCATCGGTGGATCACCGAAGAGGAAAAGTCCGAAATCCTCGCTCACTGCCTGGCGGCCGCCTATCTACCGCTCGACGAGGATTCGTATGGTTACCCCTCGCTTGAGGCCAGCCACGCCGCCAAGCCCATCCTGACCACCTCGGACTCCGGCGGAGTGCTGGAACTCGTCGTCGATGGGCTCAACGGCCGAGTATGCGATCCCGACCCCAAGGCGCTGGCTGAGGCCATGGACGAACTCTACCGTGACCGCGAAAAGACGCGCCAAATGGGCGCAAACGCCGCGCAGCGGATCAAGGATCTCGACATCTCCTGGCAACACGTCCTGGAAAGGCTTCTGGCATGA
- a CDS encoding glycosyltransferase family 4 protein, which translates to MKVLIVNNMAPFVWGGAEELAAHLEKNLIIAGHDAEVMRIPFQWEPANGIPAQMLMVRAFELWNVDRVIALKFPAYLIRHPHKTLWLLHQYRQAYDLFDAGQSNIGRDVAGDELRTLIRNADNECFAETRRIFTNSGVTQQRLKHYNGFDAEVLLPPLNDADLFTGGQPQGYVFAGGRVNGMKRQHLLIEALARTKHPVRLVVAGPPDTPADAQRLHRLVEELGLQDRVHLALRFLDRSELARYVNEASACAYLPYDEDSLGYVAMEAATAGKPILTTNDSGGVLGLVHDRETGWVCEPSADSLATALEAACSGAANIEAMGLAARKLWLDMEITWPATIERLLG; encoded by the coding sequence ATGAAGGTACTGATCGTTAACAACATGGCCCCCTTCGTATGGGGCGGCGCCGAGGAGCTTGCGGCCCATCTCGAGAAGAACCTGATCATCGCCGGCCACGACGCAGAGGTCATGCGCATTCCCTTCCAGTGGGAACCCGCGAACGGAATTCCGGCGCAGATGCTGATGGTGCGCGCGTTCGAATTGTGGAATGTCGATCGCGTGATCGCGCTCAAGTTTCCGGCCTACCTGATCCGCCATCCGCACAAGACGCTCTGGCTCCTTCACCAGTATCGGCAAGCCTACGACCTCTTTGACGCCGGGCAGTCAAACATCGGACGGGACGTTGCCGGCGACGAACTGCGCACACTCATCCGCAATGCCGATAACGAGTGCTTTGCCGAAACTCGGCGAATCTTCACGAATTCCGGCGTCACGCAACAGCGCCTCAAGCACTACAACGGTTTCGACGCGGAAGTCTTGCTCCCCCCCCTGAATGACGCGGACTTGTTTACCGGCGGGCAACCGCAGGGTTACGTGTTTGCCGGAGGCCGTGTCAACGGCATGAAACGCCAGCACCTCCTTATAGAGGCCCTGGCCCGAACCAAGCATCCGGTGCGCCTCGTGGTAGCCGGACCGCCAGATACTCCCGCCGACGCGCAGCGACTGCACCGCCTCGTCGAGGAGCTTGGCCTGCAGGATCGGGTACACCTTGCGCTCCGCTTCCTCGACCGAAGCGAACTGGCCCGCTACGTAAATGAAGCCAGCGCGTGCGCCTATCTGCCCTATGACGAAGATTCGCTGGGCTACGTCGCCATGGAAGCGGCCACTGCGGGCAAGCCCATTCTGACCACCAACGACAGCGGCGGGGTCCTGGGACTGGTGCATGATCGGGAAACCGGGTGGGTCTGCGAACCCAGTGCCGATTCCCTCGCAACGGCGCTGGAGGCGGCTTGCAGCGGTGCCGCGAATATTGAAGCGATGGGCTTGGCCGCCCGCAAGCTGTGGCTGGACATGGAAATCACCTGGCCTGCCACGATTGAGAGGTTGCTCGGATGA
- a CDS encoding Wzt carbohydrate-binding domain-containing protein gives MTRQIILHIGLDKTGSTAIQRACADNRLVLLENSILYPDADDAHGQLGSCFYADPTEYIHNIELCRNDPAQISIEDGHYRDRIFSEIKGSNAQTVILSSEAFGFMHEPALWQFRNFLTSVSERVRIVLYCRPIISYATSALSQRARTGRPLWSPPPVQEIRTVLEAYERVFGRESINARRFSRDNLPEGDVRLDFFSLCGLSPEHVQRSMQLQNRPDNAALTTEAILFAEALRRSHAHQPLRESEFSLKYDPLLQSIPGGTYRLSPQQAEDVEIAAREHIAYATDYYRLDLCDTSVRGKETSTSFSVTALDAIAAAYRQVLESMPEPVRVQPDITTQDLIVGPVELTEGDEVQYGQIITLRIEFYVTRALQNLELGIHIFDEAKRWAFGTNTRLLGHKFTDVPPGRHCVTHHVVANLPIGSYSAGFAFTERLPVGEKQLAWFDALCNFRVTREEDQLFAGYAYLPTEITLSSTPPAADRAIVHDASGRLETSERLSVLAPNQSLSVPLTIHNNGMQDWLGDFFRPISIAYRWLEPATGRVLIEGGRSALPQGRLAAGCLLQTSLNITTPNTPGAYTLLITLVQERVAWFDRLSSSFQPTRLDISIEATPTD, from the coding sequence TTGACCCGCCAGATAATATTGCACATCGGTCTTGACAAGACAGGCTCCACGGCAATTCAGCGTGCATGCGCCGATAATCGCCTGGTCTTGCTCGAAAACTCGATCCTGTACCCGGATGCCGATGACGCCCACGGTCAACTCGGGTCGTGTTTCTATGCCGATCCCACCGAGTACATTCACAACATTGAGCTGTGTCGGAATGATCCTGCACAAATTTCAATCGAAGATGGGCATTACCGCGATCGGATATTTTCCGAGATCAAGGGGAGCAATGCGCAAACGGTAATCCTGTCTTCAGAGGCGTTCGGTTTCATGCACGAACCCGCCTTGTGGCAGTTCAGGAATTTTCTCACGTCCGTTTCTGAACGCGTGCGCATCGTCCTCTACTGCCGACCAATCATCTCGTACGCGACTAGCGCACTTAGTCAGCGTGCGAGAACAGGGCGCCCCCTTTGGTCGCCCCCCCCAGTTCAGGAAATTCGCACCGTTCTCGAAGCCTACGAACGGGTATTTGGTCGAGAAAGTATCAATGCCCGCCGCTTCTCCCGTGACAACTTGCCAGAAGGAGACGTGCGTCTCGACTTCTTCTCGCTCTGCGGCCTCTCCCCGGAGCATGTCCAGCGTTCAATGCAACTGCAAAACAGACCGGACAACGCCGCGCTGACAACCGAGGCGATACTTTTCGCGGAAGCATTGCGGCGAAGTCATGCGCATCAACCTCTTCGCGAGAGCGAATTTTCACTCAAGTACGACCCCCTTCTACAAAGCATCCCGGGCGGCACGTACCGACTCAGCCCGCAACAGGCGGAGGACGTAGAAATCGCCGCGCGCGAACACATAGCGTATGCAACAGATTATTACCGTTTGGATCTTTGCGATACATCCGTCCGCGGCAAAGAGACCTCGACATCGTTTAGCGTGACTGCACTCGATGCAATTGCCGCCGCATACCGGCAAGTGCTCGAATCCATGCCCGAACCAGTTCGCGTCCAACCTGACATCACCACTCAGGACCTCATCGTCGGACCGGTGGAATTGACCGAAGGCGATGAGGTGCAATATGGGCAGATCATTACCCTCAGAATTGAATTCTACGTTACGCGTGCGCTGCAGAACCTTGAACTCGGGATTCACATCTTCGATGAGGCGAAACGCTGGGCATTTGGCACGAATACCCGCCTGCTGGGACACAAGTTCACGGACGTGCCGCCGGGGCGCCACTGCGTAACTCATCACGTCGTGGCTAACCTCCCGATCGGCTCCTACTCGGCCGGTTTTGCGTTCACCGAACGTTTGCCCGTCGGCGAGAAGCAGCTGGCCTGGTTTGATGCTCTGTGCAACTTCCGGGTCACTCGGGAGGAAGACCAGTTGTTTGCCGGCTATGCATACCTGCCGACCGAGATTACTTTATCATCCACCCCTCCGGCGGCCGACCGAGCCATCGTCCACGACGCGAGCGGACGACTTGAGACCAGCGAGCGGTTATCGGTTCTCGCCCCGAACCAGAGCCTTTCGGTGCCCCTCACGATTCACAACAATGGCATGCAGGACTGGCTGGGCGATTTCTTCCGGCCGATCAGTATCGCCTACCGGTGGTTGGAGCCCGCGACGGGACGAGTGTTGATAGAAGGGGGCAGAAGCGCCCTGCCCCAAGGCCGGCTTGCGGCTGGCTGTTTGCTGCAGACCAGCCTGAACATCACAACGCCGAACACGCCGGGCGCCTACACGTTGTTGATTACACTGGTACAGGAACGCGTAGCGTGGTTCGATCGTTTGAGCAGTTCGTTTCAACCGACACGCCTGGATATCTCGATAGAAGCCACCCCGACGGATTGA
- a CDS encoding glycosyltransferase family 1 protein: MLIDVTRLADRFLQGRLPTGVDRVSLAYVKHFHDRAHALVRFGGRWAEMTHRDSQLIFNALLDGTTNRAGTLRRCVARGYASFWQRRHGTLLWNTGHTGLDQPEYVRAVKRRALRPLFFLHDLIPITHPEYCRPGEADKHHRRLDAMLSVGHGLLVNSDVTRDELFDYAERRRVAVPPCAVAPLAPARLPQPEERRPLEQPYFVILGTIEPRKNHLLLLQLWRHLVEVMGEDAPRLVVIGQRGWECEQVVDQLDRCEHLRDFVIEKARCTDVELATWLHHARALLFPSFAEGFGIPLVEALMLGVPVIASDLPVFREIAEDIPEYLDPIDGLGWKRMILDYVEPDSPRRRAQCERMTGYAPPTWDEHFTVVEELMKGLDAAR, translated from the coding sequence ATGCTGATCGACGTCACCCGCCTTGCCGACCGGTTTCTCCAGGGGCGCCTGCCGACCGGCGTTGACCGGGTAAGCCTTGCGTACGTGAAGCATTTTCACGACCGCGCGCACGCGCTCGTCCGCTTTGGCGGTCGGTGGGCGGAGATGACGCATCGGGACTCTCAGCTGATTTTCAATGCGCTGCTCGACGGCACGACGAATCGGGCCGGCACCCTCCGACGCTGCGTCGCGCGGGGTTATGCCAGCTTCTGGCAGCGCCGGCACGGGACGTTGCTGTGGAATACCGGACACACCGGCCTCGACCAGCCCGAATACGTTCGGGCGGTGAAGCGCCGCGCGCTGCGACCGCTGTTCTTCCTGCACGACCTGATTCCGATCACTCATCCCGAGTACTGCCGGCCCGGTGAAGCGGACAAGCACCATCGCCGGCTGGACGCGATGTTGTCGGTGGGGCACGGTCTGCTAGTGAATTCGGACGTGACGCGCGACGAATTGTTCGACTACGCGGAACGCCGGAGAGTCGCCGTGCCGCCGTGCGCGGTGGCCCCGCTCGCGCCCGCGCGCCTGCCGCAACCGGAGGAACGGAGGCCGCTGGAGCAGCCCTACTTCGTGATTCTCGGCACGATCGAGCCGCGCAAGAACCATCTGTTGCTGCTGCAGTTGTGGCGCCACCTCGTGGAAGTGATGGGCGAAGATGCACCCCGGTTGGTCGTCATCGGGCAGCGAGGCTGGGAGTGCGAACAGGTGGTCGATCAGCTCGATCGCTGCGAGCACCTGCGGGATTTCGTCATCGAGAAGGCCCGCTGCACGGACGTCGAGCTCGCGACCTGGCTGCACCACGCACGGGCCCTGCTGTTCCCGAGCTTTGCGGAAGGCTTCGGCATTCCGCTGGTGGAGGCGCTGATGCTCGGCGTGCCGGTGATCGCGAGCGATCTGCCCGTTTTTCGCGAAATCGCCGAGGATATTCCGGAGTATCTCGACCCGATCGACGGCCTGGGCTGGAAGCGCATGATCCTCGACTATGTCGAGCCGGACAGCCCTCGGCGGCGCGCGCAATGCGAACGCATGACCGGCTACGCGCCACCGACCTGGGACGAGCACTTCACCGTTGTCGAAGAATTGATGAAGGGGCTCGATGCCGCACGCTGA
- a CDS encoding DegT/DnrJ/EryC1/StrS aminotransferase family protein has protein sequence MKRISVAEPKFGGKEREYVLDCMDSTWISSAGKYITAFEETFARFCGVRHAIATNNGTTALHLALVALGLKPGDEVLIPTVTYIATANAVRYCGAEPVLLDVCPDTMNIDPAELERRLTPKTKGIIPVHLYGHPAEMEPIMAFARRHNLFVLEDAAEAHGAEYQGKKVGTFGDCATFSFFGNKIVTTGEGGMVTTNDDDLAAHLRLLRGQGMDPKRRYWFPEVGYNYRMTNIQAAIGLAQMENIDQALAERQRLAGWYNEALAPLATDIVLPATAPWAHHVFWMYTVFLRTGGEERRNAIMRALDEQGIETRPVFYPMHVLPPYQQPSSFPVADLWSHRGINLPTHQLLSRDDVQRIAEALKVALAAS, from the coding sequence ATGAAGAGAATTTCGGTTGCAGAACCCAAGTTTGGCGGAAAGGAACGCGAATACGTCCTGGATTGCATGGACAGCACCTGGATTTCTTCCGCCGGCAAGTACATCACGGCCTTCGAGGAGACCTTTGCACGTTTCTGCGGGGTGCGCCACGCCATCGCGACCAACAATGGAACGACGGCCCTGCACCTCGCCCTGGTCGCCCTCGGACTTAAGCCCGGCGACGAGGTCCTCATTCCGACCGTCACCTATATCGCGACCGCCAATGCCGTGCGTTATTGCGGGGCCGAACCCGTACTGCTGGACGTCTGCCCGGACACGATGAATATCGATCCGGCGGAACTCGAGCGTCGCCTCACGCCGAAGACAAAAGGCATCATCCCGGTCCATCTCTATGGGCATCCTGCCGAGATGGAGCCGATCATGGCCTTTGCCCGCCGCCACAACCTGTTCGTCCTCGAGGACGCAGCCGAAGCCCATGGCGCCGAGTATCAAGGAAAAAAGGTCGGCACCTTTGGCGATTGCGCGACCTTTAGCTTCTTCGGAAACAAGATCGTCACCACCGGCGAAGGGGGCATGGTCACCACCAATGACGACGATCTGGCTGCGCATCTCCGCCTGCTGCGCGGACAGGGGATGGATCCCAAGCGGCGCTACTGGTTCCCCGAAGTCGGCTACAACTACCGGATGACCAACATCCAGGCCGCGATCGGGTTGGCGCAAATGGAAAACATCGACCAGGCGCTGGCAGAGCGTCAGCGCTTGGCGGGCTGGTACAACGAAGCTCTGGCTCCACTGGCAACCGATATTGTGCTCCCCGCTACGGCGCCCTGGGCACACCACGTCTTCTGGATGTACACGGTTTTCCTGCGCACGGGAGGCGAAGAGCGACGCAATGCCATCATGCGGGCACTCGATGAGCAGGGCATTGAAACCCGGCCCGTGTTCTACCCGATGCACGTGCTGCCGCCCTACCAGCAGCCGAGTTCCTTCCCGGTTGCCGATCTCTGGTCGCATCGCGGCATCAATCTGCCGACACACCAGTTGCTGTCACGCGATGACGTGCAGCGCATTGCCGAAGCGCTCAAGGTGGCCTTGGCGGCATCATGA
- the gmd gene encoding GDP-mannose 4,6-dehydratase codes for MKVALITGITGQDGAYLAELLLKKGYQVHGIKRRTSLFNTDRIDHLYQDPHVSNNNFTLHYGDLTDSSNLIRIVQKVQPDEIYNLAAMSHVAVSFETPEYTANADGIGTLRILEAIRILGLQNKTKFYQASTSELYGLVQEVPQKETTPFYPRSPYAVAKLYGYWITVNYREAYGIYACNGILFNHESPIRGETFVTRKITRALARIKLGLQECLYLGNLDSLRDWGHARDYVEMQWLMLQQDKPEDFVIATGLQYSVRQFVDAAARELDLKITWTGVGVEETGTDQYGRQIVKVDPRYFRPTEVDTLLGDPTKAHEKLGWTPQTKFEDLVAEMVREDFKSAQRDELVKKHGFAAYDYHE; via the coding sequence GTGAAAGTTGCTCTCATTACCGGTATCACAGGTCAGGACGGCGCCTATCTGGCGGAACTGCTGTTGAAAAAGGGCTACCAGGTGCATGGCATCAAGCGCCGCACCTCGCTCTTCAACACCGACCGCATTGACCATCTGTATCAGGATCCGCACGTTTCAAATAACAACTTCACTCTGCATTACGGTGACCTGACCGATTCGAGCAACCTGATCCGGATCGTCCAGAAAGTCCAGCCGGATGAAATCTACAACCTTGCGGCGATGAGCCACGTTGCCGTCAGCTTCGAAACGCCGGAATACACCGCCAACGCGGATGGCATCGGCACGCTCAGAATCCTTGAAGCCATTCGTATTCTCGGTCTGCAGAACAAGACGAAGTTTTATCAGGCATCCACAAGCGAGCTGTACGGTCTTGTCCAGGAAGTGCCGCAAAAGGAAACCACGCCGTTCTACCCGCGCAGCCCTTATGCGGTCGCCAAACTCTACGGCTACTGGATTACCGTGAATTACCGCGAGGCTTACGGCATCTATGCCTGCAACGGCATTCTGTTCAATCACGAATCGCCAATCCGCGGCGAGACGTTCGTGACGCGCAAGATTACACGCGCACTGGCTCGCATCAAGCTCGGGCTTCAGGAATGCCTTTACCTTGGCAATCTCGACTCCCTCCGCGATTGGGGACACGCCCGGGATTACGTGGAAATGCAGTGGTTGATGCTGCAGCAGGACAAGCCCGAGGATTTCGTCATCGCCACCGGCCTGCAGTATAGCGTCCGTCAATTCGTCGATGCAGCCGCCCGGGAGCTCGACCTCAAGATCACGTGGACAGGCGTCGGGGTCGAGGAAACCGGAACGGACCAATATGGCAGGCAGATCGTCAAGGTCGATCCGCGGTATTTCCGCCCCACCGAGGTCGATACTCTTCTTGGCGATCCGACGAAGGCTCACGAGAAGCTCGGCTGGACGCCCCAGACCAAGTTTGAAGATCTGGTAGCCGAAATGGTGCGGGAAGACTTCAAGAGCGCCCAACGGGACGAACTCGTCAAGAAACACGGATTCGCCGCATACGACTACCATGAGTGA
- a CDS encoding GDP-mannose 4,6-dehydratase, producing MSDSPVKTALITGIGGQDGAYLARYLLGKGYRVIGTSRDARAKALPSLDRLGIAEQVAVISMMPQDFKSTLASVDEVRPDEIYHLAGQSSVGASFERPAETVESVALGTLNLLESVRQLRLPARLFHASSGECFGNTGGMPADERTPFAPASPYGVAKAAAHMLARNYREAYGLFVASGLLFNHESPLRPGRFVTQKIVQGAMRIAHGSREVLSLGALTIVRDWGWAPEYVEAMWHVLQADQADDFIIATGEPHSLEDFVAQAFAYFGLEWRKHVRFEEGLVRPNEIPWSHGNPAKAEALLGWRARNRMREVVKLLCEDALQAHNQAL from the coding sequence ATGAGTGACAGTCCCGTCAAGACGGCACTGATTACAGGTATTGGGGGCCAGGATGGTGCATACCTGGCCAGGTACCTCCTCGGCAAGGGCTATCGCGTGATCGGCACGTCGCGCGATGCCCGCGCCAAGGCCTTGCCGTCGCTGGATCGTCTGGGTATCGCCGAACAGGTTGCCGTCATCTCGATGATGCCGCAGGACTTCAAGTCCACCCTGGCTTCGGTCGATGAGGTTCGGCCGGATGAGATCTATCATCTGGCCGGCCAGAGTTCGGTGGGAGCCTCGTTTGAACGACCGGCGGAAACCGTTGAGAGCGTTGCGCTGGGGACGCTCAATCTCCTTGAGTCGGTGCGCCAGCTAAGGTTGCCGGCGCGGCTGTTCCATGCCAGTTCCGGCGAGTGCTTTGGCAATACGGGGGGGATGCCAGCCGACGAACGAACCCCCTTCGCGCCAGCCAGTCCGTATGGCGTTGCCAAGGCAGCGGCGCATATGCTGGCAAGGAATTACCGTGAAGCATACGGCCTATTCGTTGCGAGCGGACTGCTCTTCAATCACGAGTCCCCTTTGCGACCTGGGCGTTTTGTCACGCAAAAGATTGTCCAGGGCGCCATGAGAATCGCACATGGATCGAGGGAAGTCCTCTCCTTGGGGGCGCTGACCATCGTACGCGACTGGGGCTGGGCTCCGGAATATGTCGAAGCCATGTGGCACGTTCTCCAGGCGGATCAGGCCGATGACTTCATCATCGCAACGGGCGAGCCTCACTCGTTGGAGGATTTCGTTGCGCAAGCATTTGCGTATTTCGGCCTCGAGTGGCGCAAGCATGTCCGATTTGAGGAAGGGCTTGTAAGACCGAACGAGATCCCATGGAGTCACGGGAACCCGGCCAAAGCTGAGGCACTGCTGGGCTGGCGCGCCCGGAATCGGATGCGCGAGGTAGTGAAACTATTATGCGAGGATGCGCTTCAGGCTCATAATCAGGCCCTTTGA
- a CDS encoding polysaccharide biosynthesis/export family protein, whose product MPVQIVDISDGLARRLQESDKRLRFSEVLSTQGVESYLIGPGDVVQVSIWEAPPAALFGATMLDARANGAGTATTTLPEQMVASDGTITIPFAGVIAAGGSSPQQIEREITKRLTGQANQPQVLVRVVRNNTSNVTVVGDVASSTRMPLTARGERLLDALAAAGGVRQPVGKMTIQVTRGSLVNAMPLDQIIQDPHQNIILRPGDVVTALHQPLSLTVLGATGKNEDIPFEANGITLAQALARAGGLQDARADARGVFLFRFEDPSVLGAQGSNSLLTPDNKVPVVYRVDLTDPRSFFIAQGFPVRNKDVMYVANAPASELQKFLNILTSSLFSVNSLISLGR is encoded by the coding sequence ATGCCGGTCCAGATTGTGGACATATCTGACGGGCTTGCCCGCCGGCTGCAGGAGTCCGATAAGCGGTTGCGTTTCTCGGAAGTCTTGAGTACGCAGGGTGTCGAAAGCTACCTGATAGGGCCCGGTGACGTTGTGCAGGTATCGATCTGGGAAGCACCGCCTGCTGCGCTATTCGGCGCGACGATGCTCGATGCCCGGGCCAATGGGGCAGGCACTGCGACCACCACCCTTCCTGAGCAAATGGTCGCCTCGGATGGCACAATCACCATTCCATTTGCCGGCGTGATTGCCGCCGGGGGAAGCTCTCCGCAGCAGATTGAACGCGAAATCACCAAGCGCCTCACCGGACAAGCCAACCAACCCCAGGTACTTGTGCGTGTGGTGCGCAACAACACGTCAAACGTGACGGTTGTCGGTGACGTAGCGAGCAGCACCCGAATGCCGCTGACCGCCCGTGGCGAACGCTTGCTTGATGCACTGGCGGCCGCAGGAGGCGTTCGACAGCCGGTCGGGAAGATGACGATTCAGGTCACCCGCGGATCACTCGTCAATGCAATGCCGCTCGATCAGATCATTCAGGATCCTCATCAAAATATCATACTGCGCCCGGGCGATGTGGTCACAGCATTGCACCAGCCGCTGAGCCTTACGGTTCTGGGGGCGACAGGTAAGAACGAAGACATACCGTTCGAAGCCAATGGCATCACGCTTGCGCAGGCCCTCGCGCGCGCGGGTGGCCTGCAGGACGCGCGAGCCGACGCGCGCGGCGTGTTTCTCTTCCGTTTCGAGGATCCATCCGTCCTCGGCGCCCAAGGCAGCAATTCTCTGCTCACGCCCGACAACAAGGTGCCAGTCGTGTATCGCGTCGACCTCACGGACCCGCGCAGCTTTTTCATCGCGCAGGGTTTTCCGGTCCGGAACAAGGATGTCATGTATGTCGCCAACGCACCAGCTTCGGAACTTCAGAAGTTTCTCAACATCCTGACGTCGTCGCTGTTTTCGGTTAATTCACTGATTAGCCTGGGACGTTAA